One genomic segment of Labrus bergylta chromosome 17, fLabBer1.1, whole genome shotgun sequence includes these proteins:
- the nefla gene encoding neurofilament light polypeptide, producing the protein MSSIGYDPYYSPSSYRRWYVEAPQRVMMTRGRTHSVYSSHASPLSSSRLQYSSPGRVQLSSSSRAASLELELSQAAQISSEFRAVRTQERGQLQDLNDRFAGFIERVRDLEQQNRALEAELMLLRQRHTEPSRLRALYEQEARALRAAVDEARAEQQAALGQRERLEQTLTALQGRYEEEVLAREAAEGRLMDVRGQADQASLAKAELEKSIETLLEELAFLKRIHESEVAELQAQVQLGVQVAVESEAATPDLSGALRDIRSQYERLASRNMQAAEEWFRGKVGSMTETVAQHSDAVRSSKDEAGEYRRQLQTRLLEIDACRGLNESLEKQLNEMEEKHSAEIAAMQDTIGELESELGGTKQEMAHYLKEYQDLLNVKMALDIEIAAYRKLLEGEETRFNVGGVSSLYSHSFSAPSFTRPVLSSLSSGTSYLMTSRLFSSSVSTTDGTISASHAQQAEASPPAEEEEEKEKEEEEEEEIKEEEVEEEKEEKEEEGGEETEEAKEEEEKEEEEGGEEEGDKGEEEEGETKEEEEAKEGEEGGDEEEQKEEVTEAAEDEGEKDDKGGDKGESEEQEEAQEEVKPEEAEDKDEEAKAEEKQEKEEEKKSDAKEEKADAKKDSKDDAKSDKAIATPKAEDKADTKKEKEEEKAAEPKAAEEKSTKAKK; encoded by the exons ATGAGTAGCATTGGATATGACCCCTACTACTCCCCCTCGTCATACAGACGTTGGTATGTCGAGGCTCCCCAACGTGTCATGATGACAAGAGGGAGGACTCACTCTGTCTACTCTTCCCATGCCTCGCCGCTATCCTCCTCCCGTCTGCAGTACTCCTCTCCTGGCCGGGTGCAGCTCTCGTCCTCCTCCCGGGCCGCTTCCCTGGAGCTGGAGCTCAGCCAGGCGGCACAGATCAGCTCAGAATTCCGTGCCGTTCGCACCCAAGAGCGTGGCCAGCTTCAGGATCTCAATGACCGCTTTGCTGGCTTCATCGAAAGGGTGCGTGACCTGGAGCAGCAAAACCGGGCTCTGGAAGCAGAGCTGATGCTGCTCAGGCAGAGGCACACTGAGCCATCCCGTCTGAGAGCTCTGTACGAGCAGGAGGCCCGGGCCCTGAGGGCGGCTGTCGATGAGGCCAGGGCGGAACAACAGGCTGCCCTTGGGCAGAGAGAGCGGTTGGAGCAAACCCTGACTGCCCTGCAGGGTCGATatgaggaggaggtgctggCTCGTGAGGCTGCTGAGGGCAGGCTGATGGACGTGCGCGGTCAGGCTGATCAAGCTTCTTTGGCcaaggcagagctggagaagaGCATCGAAActctgctggaggagctggCCTTCCTCAAGAGGATCCATGAGAGTGAGGTGGCTGAGCTTCAGGCCCAGGTCCAGCTGGGTGTCCAGGTGGCGGTGGAATCTGAGGCCGCGACCCCTGACCTCTCCGGAGCTCTAAGGGACATCAGGTCCCAGTACGAAAGGCTGGCATCCAGGAACATGCAGGCAGCAGAAGAGTGGTTCAGAGGGAAAGTGGGATCCATGACTGAGACAGTGGCCCAGCACAGTGACGCAGTGAGAAGCTCCAAGGACGAAGCAGGAGAGTACCGACGCCAGCTCCAGACCCGCCTGCTGGAGATCGATGCCTGTAGAGGCCTCAATGAATCCCTGGAGAAGCAGCTGAATGAGATGGAGGAGAAACATAGTGCAGAGATCGCTGCTATGCAG GACACCATTGGAGAGTTGGAGTCAGAGCTGGGGGGCACCAAACAGGAGATGGCTCACTACCTGAAAGAGTACCAGGACCTCCTGAATGTCAAGATGGCTCTGGATATTGAGATTGCTGCATACAG GAAGCTGCTCGAGGGGGAGGAGACCCGCTTCAATGTTGGGGGCGTGTCCTCTCTATACAGCCACAGTTTCTCAGCACCCTCCTTCACCCGACCTGTGCTCTCCAGCCTGAGCTCTGGCACCTCCTACCTGATGACGTCACGCCTGTTCAGCTCCAGCGTCAGCACCACCGATGGCACCATTTCTGCCAGCCACGCCCAGCAGGCAGAAGCCAGCCCaccagcagaggaagaggaggagaaggagaaggaggaagaggaggaggaagaaataaaggaagaagaggtagaggaggaaaaggaggaaaaggaagaggagggaggagaggagacagaggaggcaaaggaggaagaagaaaaggaggaggaagagggaggagaggaggagggtgacaagggcgaagaagaagagggggagactaaggaagaggaggaggcaaaagagggagaagagg GTGGTGATGAGGAGGAGCAAAAAGAGGAAGTGACCGAGGCAGCTGAAGACGAGGGCGAGAAAGACGACAAAGGAGGTGATAAAGGCGAGTctgaagaacaagaagaagcaCAAGAAGAGGTGAAACCTGAAGAGGCAGAGGACAAAGACGAAGAAgcaaaagcagaagaaaaacaggagaaggaagaagaaaaaaagagcgaCGCGAAGGAAGAAAAAGCTGATGCCAAGAAAGACAGCAAAGATGACGCCAAATCTGACAAAGCCATAGCTACTCCGAAAGCCGAAGACAAAGCTGACaccaaaaaggagaaagaggaggaaaaggctGCTGAACCTAAAGCTGCTGAAGAAAAGAGCACAAAGGCTAAAAAGTAA